Genomic DNA from Chloroflexota bacterium:
ATGCGAAAGGCCTCCACCATCTGCTTCACCCGTTCCATCTGGCTAACCAGCTCTGGGGGGGTCGGGGGGCGGTGTGCCTTATACTGGTCGAAAAGCTGGTGGCGGAAGGTGGGACCTTTTTTATCGAAGGCGATGGCATAGTGGGTGGGTTTGAGCTCATTCAGGGTCTTGAGCAGCATCTGGGTAAAGCCGTATACGGCGCTGACGATTTCTCCGGTCTTGCTTACGGTCAATCGTACCGGCGACCTGCTTGACTGGAAGGCATGGTAAGCACGGTGGATGATAGCATTGCCATCGAATAGAACCAGGAGCGGCCTTTTCATAATTAAATTATAGCAGAGCGGGGGACGGTAAAGAAGGGATGAGGAGGGGATTAGTCCGGCGCAGACTGCTGCGGGAGCTTCTCGTCCTGGTAGCACTGGCGGACATATCTGTAGATTTCAGCACCGGTGGCGGTCAATGGCCCGGCCAGCAGGAGTCCCCAGAAGCCAGCGATGTAGGCACCCAGGACAAGCATAAATATCATGGCAGCGGGATGGATGCGCAGATAGCCGCCCTGAATTCGGGGCACCAGCAGGCCGTTCTCCAGTAGCTGGACGGCCAGGAAAAGAACGATGACCCAGATTACCTTGTCCGGAGCCACGGCCAGGGCAATTATCGCTACCACGCCGCCGCTTATCCATGGGCCGAGCGTCGGGATGAGTTCTCCAATACCGGCCAGAATGGCCAGCACGGGGGCAAAGGGTATTTTCAAGATAAGCAGGCCGATAAAAACAAGATAAGCCACAATCAACCCGAGCATCAACTGAGCACGGATGTAGCGCCCGAGGACTCTTTCGATTATGCTGACCAGGTTCCTGGTGTGCTCGGCGACTCCGGGATTGAAAGCCGAGTAAATGTAATTTCTGAGCTTATCAGAATCCTTCAGAGCGTAGAAGAGGAACAACGGTAATGCTGCCAGACCGAGCACGAGGCTGAAAGTCTCCGGCACAAAGGAGACGCCCTTGACCAGGGCATCCCGAATGGCATTGCCCAGTCCCACACCGGCTTCCAGAAGTGCCCTGTCCACCTCGCTGCGGATCTCTGGTGGAAACTGCTCCCTTATGACTT
This window encodes:
- a CDS encoding DNA polymerase I produces the protein MKRPLLVLFDGNAIIHRAYHAFQSSRSPVRLTVSKTGEIVSAVYGFTQMLLKTLNELKPTHYAIAFDKKGPTFRHQLFDQYKAHRPPTPPELVSQMERVKQMVEAFR
- a CDS encoding AI-2E family transporter, which gives rise to MTNFFSQHWRMVVLVLSAAIFLWLFYLLRTVILPFALGLVLAYLLAPIINWLEMKFPGPGKWLGFKRVLSILIVFFILFTLLATFSYVIATAVIDASLNLATGAPYFLSKSLYQIQEWLEVIREQFPPEIRSEVDRALLEAGVGLGNAIRDALVKGVSFVPETFSLVLGLAALPLFLFYALKDSDKLRNYIYSAFNPGVAEHTRNLVSIIERVLGRYIRAQLMLGLIVAYLVFIGLLILKIPFAPVLAILAGIGELIPTLGPWISGGVVAIIALAVAPDKVIWVIVLFLAVQLLENGLLVPRIQGGYLRIHPAAMIFMLVLGAYIAGFWGLLLAGPLTATGAEIYRYVRQCYQDEKLPQQSAPD